A window of the Lolium perenne isolate Kyuss_39 chromosome 7, Kyuss_2.0, whole genome shotgun sequence genome harbors these coding sequences:
- the LOC127311240 gene encoding monooxygenase 1 translates to MALTKRIATGEEEFHGVLIVGGGICGLATALALHIKGIDSLVLERAESLRATGAGISLKANGWRVLEQLKVSEELRELAVPLTGMDMKSIRSDKVIKVPYRNECRCVKRSDLVGTLARHLPAGSIRFGCQVEEISLDPVTRYPIVSTSNGSTIRAKVLIGCDGANSVVAKFLGLKPVRFLPLWAARGLTTFQEGHSFRNKFLNLVGKGMTFRLVPIDDKTIYFSAIQSRLPKGCADSRDPSLIWQVALQAMQGYPEEILDVVRSCEIESVTLAQICYRAPWNMLLQPFQEGTVTVAGDAMHAMGPFIGQGGSASLEDALVLARCLAETATGDDQKPARSVQEVLRSYVKQRRWRILRLCVQAFLNGQLIVASSNLKKVVLRAVVNVLFKGSTTSQWHDQYDCGSL, encoded by the exons ATGGCATTGACCAAGAGGATAGCCACCGGAGAAGAGGAATTCCACGGCGTTCTGATCGTTGGCGGAGGAATCTGCGGCCTTGCAACTGCGCTTGCTCTCCACAT AAAAGGTATAGATAGCCTCGTTCTTGAGAGGGCCGAGAGCCTGAGGGCGACGGGGGCAGGTATCAGCTTGAAGGCCAATGGGTGGCGTGTGCTCGAGCAGTTGAAGGTTAGCGAGGAGCTGCGGGAGCTGGCCGTGCCTCTTACTGG AATGGATATGAAGAGCATTCGTAGTGATAAGGTGATTAAGGTACCATACAG GAATGAGTGTCGGTGCGTGAAAAGAAGCGATCTTGTCGGAACGCTGGCCAGACATTTACCAGCAGGATCTATCCGCTTCGGATGCCAGGTGGAAGAAATTTCTCTCGACCCCGTCACCCGCTATCCAATTGTCTCAACAAGCAATGGCTCTACCATCAGAGCGAAG GTGTTAATCGGTTGCGATGGAGCGAACTCAGTGGTGGCGAAGTTCTTGGGTTTGAAGCCAGTGAGATTCTTGCCTTTGTGGGCAGCGCGGGGCTTGACTACCTTCCAAGAAGGCCACAGCTTCAGGAACAAGTTTCTCAACTTAGTGGGAAAGGGTATGACCTTTCGGCTCGTACCTATAGATGATAAAACTATATACTTCTCCGCAATCCAGTCTAGACTTCCCAAAG GGTGCGCCGATAGTAGGGATCCCTCGCTGATCTGGCAGGTGGCCCTGCAGGCAATGCAGGGGTACCCTGAGGAGATCCTGGACGTGGTGCGAAGCTGCGAGATAGAATCGGTGACCCTGGCACAGATCTGTTACAGGGCACCATGGAACATGCTCCTCCAGCCGTTCCAGGAGGGCACGGTGACCGTCGCAGGCGACGCCATGCACGCCATGGGGCCGTTCATCGGGCAGGGTGGATCCGCCAGCTTGGAGGACGCGCTCGTTCTCGCCCGGTGCTTGGCCGAGACGGCGACCGGCGATGACCAGAAACCGGCTCGGAGCGTCCAAGAGGTGCTCAGGTCATACGTGAAGCAGAGGAGGTGGAGGATCCTGAGGCTGTGCGTGCAGGCTTTTCTCAACGGACAACTCATCGTCGCATCTTCGAATCTCAAGAAGGTGGTGCTCAGGGCAGTCGTGAATGTGCTCTTCAAAGGGAGCACTACCAGTCAGTGGCACGATCAATACGACTGCGGCTCCCTGTAG